Proteins encoded in a region of the Brassica napus cultivar Da-Ae unplaced genomic scaffold, Da-Ae ScsIHWf_444;HRSCAF=677, whole genome shotgun sequence genome:
- the LOC125603980 gene encoding zinc finger BED domain-containing protein RICESLEEPER 2-like gives MTSELIIYHDLPFRYVKYEKVRARDKYLNPKCVPICRQTAAAADVFRKYEMEKAKLKRLFANLKSRILAFCEIKPPHTGDEIAKKVLGCLKEWGLENKMPCNGKFLHVRCCAHILNLIVKEGIELANSLLENIRESVRFVKASQSRKDAFAACVESSGTTGSLGLSLDLSTRWNSTYDMLARALKFRMAFASYKVCDRSYNTLPSEEEWERGQKICDFLKPFSTITTYFSGVKYPTANIYFIQVWNIELLLRKYADCDDEDLRLMARRMQIEFTKYWDDYSIVLAMGAMLDPRFKTQILKKAFDRLDPTTSEKKVKVIVQNLKDLYEEYTSKLVTGSSSSSNYSSTPDDLLNESPLDDDLNADLFELERSIHHGSDNTKTSLELYLEAEA, from the exons ATGACTAGTGAGCTTATTATCTATCATGATTTGCCTTTTCGGTATGTGAAGTACGAGAAGGTTAGGGCAAGAGATAAATATCTAAACCCAAAGTGTGTGCCTATATGCCGACAAACCGCTGCTGCTGCTGATGTCTTCAGGAAATATGAGATGGAGAAAGCAAAGCTCAAAAGACTTTTTGCAAATCTCAAAAGCCGT ATCTTGGCGTTTTGTGAAATCAAGCCTCCTCACACGGGTGATGAAATAGCTAAAAAGGTGTTGGGTTGCTTGAAGGAGTGGGGCTTGGAAAATAAG ATGCCATGTAATGGAAAGTTCTTACACGTGAGGTGTTGTGCCCATATCCTAAATCTTATAGTGAAGGAAGGAATAGAATTAGCTAATAGTCTGTTGGAGAATATCCGCGAGAGCGTGAGGTTTGTGAAAGCCTCTCAATCAAGGAAAGATGCTTTTGCTGCTTGTGTTGAAAGTTCAGGGACTACGGGTAGCTTAGGATTGTCTTTAGATTTATCTACTCGCTGGAATTCAACCTATGATATGCTCGCAAGGGCTCTTAAGTTCCGTATGGCGTTTGCTAGTTACAAAGTTTGTGATAGGAGCTATAACACGCTGCCTTCAGAGGAAGAATGGGAACGTGGGCAGAAAATTTGtgacttcctgaagcctttCAGTACCATCACAACATACTTCTCAGGTGTGAAATATCCAACTGCGAATATATACTTCATTCAAGTTTGGAATATCGAATTGCTATTAAGGAAATATGCAGATTGTGATGATGAGGATTTGAGGTTAATGGCTAGGAGGATGCAAATCGAATTTACAAAGTACTGGGATGATTATAGCATAGTTTTAGCGATGGGAGCTATGTTGGATCCAAGGTTCAAGACTCAGATACTCAAAAAAGCTTTTGATAGGTTAGATCCAACTACTTCCGAGAAAAAAGTTAAAGTTATAGTGCAGAATCTGAAGGATCTGTACGAAGAGTATACGAGCAAGCTTGTGACGggttcatcttctagttctaaCTATTCATCAACACCAGATGACCTTCTTAATGAATCACCCCTTGATGATGATTTGAACGCT GATCTTTTTGAACTTGAAAGGAGTATTCACCATGGTTCAGATAACACAAAGACGAGTTTGGAATTGTATTTGGAAGCCGAGGCTTGA